TAGACCTGTTTATCAAACTTAGTTTCTGTTAATGCTGCTAGCTCTACAATAGCTTCCTCTACTGCTTTTGCTTCTCTATAACTTCTGTTTGTAGTCATAGCGTCATAGGCATCTACTAAAGAAATAATTCTGGCCTCCAGAGAGATTTCTTCGCCTTTTAAACCGTATGGATAACCAGAGCCATCTAATCTCTCATGGTGCTGAACTATAATAGGGCCTATATAACGCAAAAAAGATTGCTCCACAATCTCCTTACCAAAAATAGGGTGCATTTTAATCAGCTCCCATTCTTCAGCTGTAGGTTTACTATGTCCACCTACAATATTATCAGATAATTTAATTTTTCCTATATCGTGGAATAAAGCAGCATATAAAACTTTTTCTAATCTCTCGCCAGTTATTCCTAATTTTTGCGCTACTTTACCACTTATATCATGCACTCTTTTTCCATGGCTATGCGTATAATAATCTTTTTTTTCTACACTATTAACCATTTCCATTAAGTCTTTAATTTGTTTACTAATATAATGAAAAATTGGCTGAGTAGATACATATAAGAGCTTTGTTTCAGACAGTGTTTTTAAATATTCTTTGCCTTTAAAATGATGGGTATAAAAATAATCTCCAGCTTGTAGTATTTCCTCTTCGCTATTTTTTAGCCAAGCCAAGCTACCATCAAGTACATAAAAAAACTCCATTACGCTACTACTCTCTTGTGATACAACTTGAATTACTTTATTTGCTTTAATTTCTTGCATTAGTATTTCTGTACCGTCACCACGAGCAAGTAGCTCAAGGGTTGCGGAGTTTTGAGATACCTTCTCTAATGATCCTCCAGATTTCTCTATAAAAAAGCCCTTCATAACGTTGTCACTCCCCAACAATTATCATCAGATATACCTTAATTATAGCAAAAATTATTATAAAAATAACATGAAAATATAATTAATATAATTTAATACTAAAAAAGCCTGCCATTATTAAGCAGACTTTTTCAAAAAATTGTCACATGTTAAAATATAAGTTAATCAGAAATTACAAATAGAGGATCAATATAGGCTTTTTGGCCACCTACCATATAGACTTTAATTTCACATTTTACTTCTACTCCAAGTCTTGCTGCTTTATTTATTGCAGCCTTAGCTTTAAGACCTGTTTCGAACTCAAGCACATCTATAATGGTTTTTATACTCATTCTAGATATAAAATTATCGCCAATTATGTATATAATTTTGTCAGCAATTTCTTGAGCAGTGGCTACATCTCTTTCGATAGCGGCATTTGTTTCTTCTACCATTTCTTTTACATATTCAAGTTTACTGTTACTAGTTACATCTGCAAACGCTACTGAAGCAAATAAAGAGAGAACAAGGGTTATGGCCAGCACATTTGTAAATAATCTTTTCTTCATAAGTTACCCCCTAATAGTAAGTCAGTAAGGAAATTATAATATAATTTTTCCATATTTTCAACAAAAAAAACACTGCAATTAACTAACATTTAGTTTAATGTTACCTTAACTAACCTAATTTGTAATGAAATTAATAGTAGTGTTTTATAGAATTTACTTATTATTAAGAATACGTTCGAGTATAGTTTTTATTTGTTGACCATAGGTTTGATTAGCTTTATATGCCTCATTTACGCTATTGTATTTTCTGGTATCGTAACCAGGATAAGCCCAGCCCGTATTATTAGTATTAAGAGCATTTGCCAAGTCTTCGAGTCTTGTTGCTGTGCCACGTGTAACTAAAGAAAAGCGAGCATCAACACATGTTTGACTCAATGGCTCTGTTGAAGCATAAGCTTTGAGGTGCTGAATTTGAGCCCGTATTCCTTCGCGGGCTGTATTATAGGAACTACCGGTAACTCCTTTTTGGGTTGAGCCCATGCCTGCAAAGTTATACTGGTCTGGCTTTACGTTTCCACCAAATTTAAAGTAGCCAGTTTCTTGAATACTCTGAGCAAAAGCAAAGTCTCCTCTTACTCCTTCTTTTTCGCCCTCTTCGAGGTATATTTGAGCTAATTCTAATGCTGTACAAGGAATTTTTGGTTTAGAATTGTATTTTAGCAAAAATGTTGCCATTTGCTCTGCAGTGGCTTGGGATTTACCCATTATTGAGGTACTAGAGATATCAACCGCTTTGTCTTCATCACAGTTCTCTTCTTCTTGTGTGGTTGTAGATAATTTTATTGAATATGTTTTAGCATCCCAAGCTATCTCATAATTAAAGATATAGGCAATTAACCTTACAGGAACCATAGAAATATTGTTTATATTTTCTATGGCGGCACTCTCTAAAACAATACGACCATTTTTGTATAAACCTTTACCATTTAATAAAATCATCCAGGTATCTTCATTAAGTAAAACTGCAACGGCCGGCACATCTTCGCTCCATCTTACTTCTGCACCAAACAAATTACTAATCTCTCTTAAAGGTACAAACACTGTATCCTTAATGAGTGTTTGCTTTGTTTCTAAGTCTATCTTTTCTTCATTCAAATAAATATGATATGCATCAGCGCTACCAATTAAAGGTGTAAAAAGCACAATACATATCATTATTAAACTTATTATTTTTTTCATATATGTTGCCTCCATCTGCCCTACTATATAGTACAAGTATAGCTGGAGAACGTGTTTGCAACAACATTTGTAACATAATTGTAATATTACAAGCGCTTATTTTGTTGAATTATTGGGAACCTCGGCTTTCAATGAACTCATTCAAGAGCTTTTTAATAACAGCCATGGCAGGAACTCCCAAAAACATGCCTGCAATTCCATACAGTTTCCCACCAATTGTAATTGCCATTATAATCCATAAAGGGCTTAACCCTACACTGCCACCTAGTATTCTTGGCCCCAAATACCAGCCATCGAACTGCTGAAGCAAGAAGATAAATAACACAGTAGCAATTGCCTGCCAAAAGCCAGCAAACAGGGTTATTATAAACGCCGGAATCATACCTATAAAGGGTCCAAAGTACGGAATCATATTAGTTATACCAACTACTAAACCTAAGACTATAGCGTAGGGTATTTTCATGATAGCAAGGCCTACGTAACACATGATTCCAATGATTATAGAGTCTATTACTTTGCCAATAATATACTTAGAAAAAATATCATCAACATCTTGACCAAATTTTAATACTTTATTTGCCATGTTACCTTTTTTAAAAACTGCCTTTACCAGTTTACGTGAGCTGTTTATGATAATTTCTTTTTCCTTTAGCATATAAACTGATATTACTAACCCCATTAAAAAGGTTGCTACTAAGTTTGTGCCTCTTAACACCCCAGTTAATACTCCATTTAAGATTTGGGTTATAGTCTCTGTTAGTTTTGCTGCAATGCCACTAAAGGCAGTTTCTAGGTAGGCTACTAACCCAAAAGAGTCGTTTACTTTTATCTCAGCAATTTTTGCTGTTACCCATTTTTGGGCAATTTTATAATATCCGGGTATGGCCTCTGCTAAATCGGATATGTTACGAGTAAGGTTGGGAGATACTATTCTTATTACTAATACTATGCAGCCTATTACTATTGCATAAAGGATAAATAGGGTTACCCATCTTCGTCCCTTAGTTTTTTTATCTATGATAACCATAAGGGGGTTTAAAAAGTACGCAATTAAAAATGCCCATATAAAGTATGTAAATATAGAAACAAAAAAGCCTAATCCATTACTAAACATTTCTGAGCTATCTACCACTTTAAAAAGTATGATGCAGGTTAAAATCAAAGGAAGTAATTTAAAGTAGCTTTGCCAGCTTCTTTTGTCATTCATTACAACTCCCCCTTTCATATATTTATACTATCAATATCGGTTTTTTAAGCCTATTATTTAGCAGCATATTTACAGTATACCACTATTTACGAATACAAAACTCTTAACATTATCTTAATTATTTAAGGAATTACAGAACTGAAGACTTACTCTCAGTCAGTGGCTAACATTTTTAGTTAAGCTGAGGTAAACTAATCAGTTAGAACTTATGCTAGTGAGCAACACTAACACTTAAACTCTTATGTGTTTATAATTCTATGACCATAACCTCTTCGTGCCACATTATTTCTCCTGTTTTTTTAAACCCTATATTTTCATACAGCTTTTGAGCAATAAGATTTTTAGGCTCAACGCTTAAGTAAAATTTTATATTTCCCAGTTTATTTTTCAAAAATTTTACCAAATGTATCATTGATAGCTTTCCATAGCCTTTTCTTTGATATTTTTTATCAATCATAAATCTACTTAGTTCCCATCTACTAGTTTCTGGATCAAAATCATACATTAAAAAACCAATCATAGTTTCATTATCATAGATACCCAGAGGGTATAATTTTTCACCAAATTTAGCTTGTAATATTGAATACCAGTTTAACGCTACAAACTTTTTTTGATCGTTACTAACTTCTAAATCGATACACTCTTCCCAATTTTCTTTATTAATCTCTTTAAAAATAATATTCATATCTTTTCACTCCTTTTTATTATCTTATAAGCTGAAGAGTTTAAAACCCACTTCCTAATAGTGAGCATAAACATTTAGCAATAAGCTATGAGAGTAATGAATGATTAACGAGGTGTTACCCATTTCTAAACTGTATATACCGTACAATACGAAATACTATAGCCAGCTTTTAATGCTAAGTTTATGGAGGCTGTATTGGCAATAGAAACTGAGTAATGAGGTATTTTGCCTTTGTTAAGAATTGCTTCTGTGAGTTTACTAAGAGCTAACAAGCCTATATTTTTTCTACGCCATTTTGGTAAAACATTTATTCCTATACTGTATAATTCATGATGTAGTTGGGTAGCTGTGGCAATAGCTACAGGCTGGTGTTTATTCCATAAAATAAGGGTGAACTCATCTCTTTTATTTTCTTGATAACTTAAGGCGTTATCAAAACCCTCGTATTGAAATAAATCACTGTTATTTGTGGTTTTAAGCTCAATTCTTAAACTATAATCGTTGCTTATTAAATCTTGTTTAGGCTTTAACTTATGTAATACTAAGTAAGGACCACTTAGCATTTTATCAAACTCTCTAACCAAGCTCTCTAATAAGCTTAAATTATTGGCCTCAAAAAAATCTAGTTTGTTGTATCCCTCATAAATATTTTTTAATTCTTGACAATACACTGAATCTGCCTGAATAATGACTCCAGCACTTGTTGAAACTGCTAATAAACCTTGTTGGCCACACGCTGATTTGGTACTATCATTTTTTACACAAACAACACTTACATTTTGTTTTTCAAACAGACTTTCAGCACAAGCGAGATAACTACTAAGACTCTTAATAAGCTGTTTATTCACAGCAAACACCTCTATACATTTAAATTAAACCACTTTTCTGTATCTTATCATACAAAGGTAAAAATTTAATTAAAATAATTAAAGGGTTTTTTGAACCAAGCCAGAACTAGTCTAGTTAGTTTACATATCTACTACAAGGGGTGTATAAAATGAGAATAGCTATTGCGGAATTTGCCCATGAAACCTGTACTTTTTGTCCTGATAGAACAACATATAATACGCTTAATCCTTACGCCTCACGAGGCAGTAATGTTATTTACAAAAACAAGGGTTTACCCAACTATATTAATGGATTTTTAAATGTACTAGAGCAACACAATAGTGTTGAAATAGTACCTATTATTAGTGTGGGCATGGCTCCTGGACCCTATACAAGCTGGTTCACTGAGAACTGTTTTAATAAGTTTTGTACCGAAATTCAAGACCGACTAGTTAATTCTTTAGAGTTAGATGGAGTTTTACTGGCCCTACATGGTGCTATGGCTGTAGAGGGTATCGCTAAACCCGAGGCAGAGATTGTGCGCAGGGTAAGACAGGTTGTTGGTGATATACCTATTATGGTAACCCTCGATCTCCATGCTAATGAAGATGCTGAATTAACAGATGTTACAGATGCTGTTTTTGTACTTAAAACATATCCTCATCTTGATTCCCAAGAAATAGGTGAAACTGCTGCCCAGTGTATGTTAGATACCCTAGCAGGAAAGCTAAAACCTACTCAAGCATTAGTAAAACCAAATATTGTTTCTGCTAGTATTTTTCAGGCATCAGACTACTACCCAATGAAAGAGTTATATGATTTATGCCGAGAATGGGAGAAACAACAAGAGGTAATTTGTGTAAGTGTGGCTCCTGGCTTCGCTTATGCTGATGTTCCTGATATTGGCATGTCAGTAATTGCCGTTACAAATAATAACCAAGCTTTAGCTCAAAAAATAAGCCAAGAAATTGCAGCTAAGGCCTGGCAATTACGTGATGCTTTAAATCAAAAATTACCTAAAACAAAAGAGGCTGTAAATCAAGTGATAGAGTTAGTTAAGCAAGGCAAAGGGCCTGTATTAATGGCCGATGGTGCAGACCGAACTGGTGATAGTACCCATGTTCTTAAAGAACTATTACTACAAGGTGCTAAAAACTTTGCAATGCCAGGTATAGCTGACCCTGTTGCCACTGCTTATTTAGCAAAGAATCATAAAATTGGAGATACTGTAACTGTAAAAATAGGTGGCTGGGCAAGTGAGTTTTCGGGAGATCCAGTAGAAGTTACGGGAGAGATAATCTATATTGGCAGACCAGAATACCGCCTTATTGGACCTATGGGTAAAGGCAGTTTAGTTAAAAGTTGTTTAATTGTTACCCTTAGTTTAGGAAACGGCAGTTATGTAGTTGTTTCGGAGAACATGAGAGGTGCCATAGACAGCGGTGGTTTTACATCTGCTAAAATAGACTATAAAAAACTAGACATAGTAGTACTAAAAGACCGCGTACATCACCGTGCTTTTTGGGATAGCTACTGCAACGTAGATTTTAAAGTAGATGCCCCTGGTATTGGAGCAGTTGATTTAAAATCATTACACTACGATAATGTACCAGCTGAGGCGTACCCTATTGGTAAAAATTATTGTAAACAATAATTTTTAGGTATGGGCTTACGCTTTGCGTTACGCGGGATGGGTATTTCACTTTGTGAAATACGGGATGGGCAAGCCTTTGGCTTGCGGTTTTTTAGCTCGCTTAGCGTGACATTATTATAAGTTTTTAATTGAATAGCATAGAGGATAAAGCAACTCTACTTATTATAAAGTGTGTTATCCTCTTTTTATTTTAGCCAAAAAATTTTATCCCCACATCAACCACCAAAGCAGGCATGGAAACCTGCCACTACAACTATTAAGACGAGTCTCATTTTAAGACCTATAATGATAAATAAACCCGCGCCAGCCTAAACCGTAGCGAAGCTACCCACACCGAATGCCCAACAGGCATTCCCACTCCGCAATGCCAATACGTTTTATGGAATATAATGGATTAAAATCGTTACATTATAAAACCAACAAATATTAAAGGCGAGCCCTCACCAAAGCAGGCATGGAAACCTGCCACTACAACTATTAAGACGAGTCTCATTTTAAGACCTATAATGATAAATAAACCCGCGCCAGCCCAAACCGTAACCCACAGGGTTACCCAAACCGAATGCCCAACAGGCATTCCCACCCCGCGATGCCAATACGTTTTATGGAAACATAGTAGAATAAAATCGTTACATTATAAAACCAACAAATATTAAAGGCGAGCCCACCCCCAAATAAAAAAGCTTAGGCTTTTTTATTTGCCTAAGCTATTACTCAATTGTGGTATATGTTCTTTCTGTAATTTCTTCTCTATGCTGGGTTTTGCAGCAACGTACTACTATTGAAGCAACTACAGATAATACAGCTGAAATTCCAATTATTACTCCTATTGTTTTCCAAAGCTTTTTCATAAGTAATCCCCCTTAGCTTTTCCTCTTTGGTTAATTATAACAGTATTTAATATTAAACATCAGTTTAAATTACATTTTTAGTAAAGTCAACTGTTACGTTGGTGTATATTAGAGTTTTTCTCTTATATTATATGTGATTATTTTTTTTTAATTATAGTTTTTGCATAATATTTTATATTTGCACTGGGCGCATAACTCTTCCTGCTTTTCAAATTTGTTGTTTTTAATAGCTTTGTCAATTTTAAGTATTACATTATTTAAGAGATTTATGCAACTTATTTCATCTTTTAATTCATTTATATAGTTATATTGATTTCCAGACATCATAAAGTATATGATTAGTGATTGCGGATATTTTTTAAACTGTTTTTTTATGGCTAAAGCATAAAGAGCTATTTGCACTTTGTATTTATTGATTGCACTTTTGGTTTTTGAACCAGATTTAAAGTCTATTATTTTTAAGTTATTGTCGTTTAATACTTTATCTATTACCCCACTCAGTACATAAGACTCGTGTAGCATTGAAAATGGTATCTCAGAGCTAGTATTAATGGTTTGAGATATTTCTGCTAGTAGCTCAGAGTTATGGTACTTTTGCAGTATTTTTTCACTCTCTAATCGGCATATAGGTTTAAGGGCTTGAGGCAACTGTTGCTGTGCTACCACCTTGTTTAATATCTCAAAAAGGCTCTCTTTATTATTGGTTATTTCACATACTTTATGAACTATATCACCTAATAATACATTATCTACTTCTAACTGAAGATCTAGACTCTGCATAGTGGGTATCTTTAAGATATTTTTAAAATAAAATAGCTTAGGACAGCTACTAAAATCAATTAATGCTGAGGCCGAAATTACCGGTTTATTGTTAAATGTTTGGGCTACTTTATTTATTAAGCTAACACCAGTTTCTGTATTGCTACTAACATTTACCACCGAGTTGTTGTGGTAATTATAGGTTTCACCTAACGCCTGCTGTATTATAACTAAGTCTTTTACAGCTGTGTTTTGCTGTGGATAATTTGTTATATCTAAGTAATCTACTAATAGTTTAAGCCAAGATTTTTGCTCTTGCATTGGTAGATTATCGGGAGCAGCTGAAAATATTAATTTATGCTCTGCTCGAGTTGCCGCTACATATAACAATCTATATGATTCTTCGAGCTCCTTGCGTTTTTCGAAGTCTTTCATTTGGTTATAATAGATATTTTTTTGTAGTTTATCTTGCCAGTTCCTTCTGCGAACAACTAAGCCATACTCTTTGCTATACTCTAACATGCTATTTTGATTACCTTTAGATTCACGCTCACATTGGGCAATTATTACAGTGTTAAATTCTAGTCCTTTAGACTGATGAACTGTCATTATTTGCACCGCATTTTTGTTTTCAGTATTTAATGTTGCTTCTCCAAATTGAGCATCACTATCCTTTAATGCCTCTAGGTATCTTAAGATATTTACTTTTGTAATTATATTATTTTGCTCTAAGTTTATTATTGTATTAATAAGCTTCTCTACATTAGCCACTGCCTGTAAACCATAACCTAAAGAGCCCAACAACACGCTAAGATAGTTTGTATCATCTATAGCCATTTGCATAACCTCAGATACAGGTTTAAGGGTTAACATAGTGCGCCATTTTTTAAGCAGAATAAGGCTATTTAACCAAAGCTGCTGCTCTGTTTTGCTTAGTGCGTTACAGGGGGTTAGATTTAATAAGGCTTTTTCACTAGCTAAATAGTAAAGTGACTCATCACTCAAACCAAACAACGGCGATCTTAATATTCCAACTAAAGCCAAAGTGTTTTTGTTGTATACAAAATAGTTGAGCAGGTTTAAAATATCAAGTACTTCTTGTTTGGCAAAAAAACCTCTGCTACCTACCACAACATAAGGTATATTTTGTTTTTGCAACTGCCTCTCGTATATTTTTACATCCGATAAGGCTCTAAATAGTATAGCTATATCTCCAAAGTTAATGTTTTCACTTTGCTGCATTTTAACTATATTGTTGGCAATTATTTTTGCCTCAATCTCATGTCTTTCTTTTGATTTATTATTTTTCACATCTTTTTCTTCTGGCAGCCATAATTCTATTAACTGTTGATTTTCTTGTTCTTGTTTGCCAGCAACTACGATATCGTAGGTAATAGCGGTTTTAGCAAATACTTGTGCAAAAAAGCTATTAAAAAAATTAATTAATTGAGGTTCACTTCTAAAGTTTTCAGCTAAAACTATTCTTTCACCGCTAGCATTTTTAATACTCTCTTCCATTTCCATAAAACCCTCTACCTCTGCGGCTCTAAATCTATAGATAGACTGACGGGCATCACCCACTATAAATAGTTTTTGCTGATGGTAGGGAGCCAAGTATTTTATTAGTGTTTGCTGTAAGGGACTGGTATCTTGAAATTCATCTACCATAAGGTATTTAAATTTTGTTTGATACTCTTGTCTTATTCTTTCATTACTGGCTAAAAGGTTTAACAGCTGCCATTCTAAATCACTATAATCTAATAACCGTCTTTGTCTTTTAATACTGCTATACTGATAGTGTATTTTTGCTATTAAATCGCTTATTTTATGCCAAATAGGCAGGGCATCAAAGTATGCCAACACTGCCTCAAAATCATAAACTAAGCCGGTGTTTTTACTTTTGTTGCTTATTGATTTAACTAAATCTGCCAGTTCTTTTGGCGGTCTACTACAGTCTTCTTTAAGCTGTAAAAGCAGCTCATTCACTTCATAGTTCAAGAGACTATCTGCTTGCTTTATGGTATTAATATGATTATCTACATTTATATTTTGCCACTTTTTTACAAACTTAGTTTTACTTTTTGATTGCTTAACTTCTTCTTTTACTTCTCTTAAACTCTCTACTAATTCAAAGCGTATTGTATCTAAGAGGGTAACTGCTATAGAGTTAAAGTTTAGGGCTTGTTTTGCAACCGCTGTAGGCTCACCACCCAATGATCTTGACTTTAAGTAAACCTTTAATAAGGCATCTATAACAGCGTTACTGCTACCTAATAAAGAGACTAATTGTTTAATTTCATTGTTTTGTTTAAACTCGGTTGCTAAAATAGCTTTAATTACATCTTGTAAAGCCATATGTGACTGTATTTCATCCATTAAGCCAGACTCAGGATGAATTTGCGCCTCTAAGGGATAGTTTTTTAATACATTTAAACCAAAGCTATGAATTGTTGTTATATGGGCAGTATCAAGCTGGTTTTTTACTGATTTCCAATAGTTTTGCTCTGGTATTGTTTTTGCATGATCTACCTTACTATTAATAAGCTCTCTTACTCGCCTTTGCATATCTAATGCGGCTTTATTGGTAAAAGTTATTGCTAATATTTCACTTAATAAGGCTTTTTTTTGCTCTATTAACTGACTATATTTATTTACAAGTACGGTAGTTTTGCCCGATCCTGCCCCTGCGCTTACTGAGAGATTTTTGCCAAATGTCTTTATTGCTTTACTCTGATTCTTGGTAAATTTCATTTCTCTTAGCCTCCACTATGGCATGTAATAAAGGGGTCATTCTACAGATGTTTTTATAAGGGCAGAATGATGGACACGGTCTTTGAGGTGTTAGTTTAAAATTGCCATTAATGATATTATGTTGGTAGTTTAGCGCTAGTTCTTCTACATGGTTTTGCAAATCAAGCCAATCATCGGGTTTGACTTTATCGCTAATTCTATTACTAAGGTTCACCCTTGTTAAATAATCAGCATGCCACATGCCACTTTTGCGGTTGAAGTCTGCCCCAATGCG
This Clostridium sp. 'deep sea' DNA region includes the following protein-coding sequences:
- a CDS encoding HD domain-containing phosphohydrolase yields the protein MKGFFIEKSGGSLEKVSQNSATLELLARGDGTEILMQEIKANKVIQVVSQESSSVMEFFYVLDGSLAWLKNSEEEILQAGDYFYTHHFKGKEYLKTLSETKLLYVSTQPIFHYISKQIKDLMEMVNSVEKKDYYTHSHGKRVHDISGKVAQKLGITGERLEKVLYAALFHDIGKIKLSDNIVGGHSKPTAEEWELIKMHPIFGKEIVEQSFLRYIGPIIVQHHERLDGSGYPYGLKGEEISLEARIISLVDAYDAMTTNRSYREAKAVEEAIVELAALTETKFDKQVYDIFVDILIEEGEYRPSEDIDDCKR
- a CDS encoding stalk domain-containing protein produces the protein MKKIISLIMICIVLFTPLIGSADAYHIYLNEEKIDLETKQTLIKDTVFVPLREISNLFGAEVRWSEDVPAVAVLLNEDTWMILLNGKGLYKNGRIVLESAAIENINNISMVPVRLIAYIFNYEIAWDAKTYSIKLSTTTQEEENCDEDKAVDISSTSIMGKSQATAEQMATFLLKYNSKPKIPCTALELAQIYLEEGEKEGVRGDFAFAQSIQETGYFKFGGNVKPDQYNFAGMGSTQKGVTGSSYNTAREGIRAQIQHLKAYASTEPLSQTCVDARFSLVTRGTATRLEDLANALNTNNTGWAYPGYDTRKYNSVNEAYKANQTYGQQIKTILERILNNK
- a CDS encoding AI-2E family transporter, which translates into the protein MNDKRSWQSYFKLLPLILTCIILFKVVDSSEMFSNGLGFFVSIFTYFIWAFLIAYFLNPLMVIIDKKTKGRRWVTLFILYAIVIGCIVLVIRIVSPNLTRNISDLAEAIPGYYKIAQKWVTAKIAEIKVNDSFGLVAYLETAFSGIAAKLTETITQILNGVLTGVLRGTNLVATFLMGLVISVYMLKEKEIIINSSRKLVKAVFKKGNMANKVLKFGQDVDDIFSKYIIGKVIDSIIIGIMCYVGLAIMKIPYAIVLGLVVGITNMIPYFGPFIGMIPAFIITLFAGFWQAIATVLFIFLLQQFDGWYLGPRILGGSVGLSPLWIIMAITIGGKLYGIAGMFLGVPAMAVIKKLLNEFIESRGSQ
- a CDS encoding GNAT family N-acetyltransferase, with the protein product MNIIFKEINKENWEECIDLEVSNDQKKFVALNWYSILQAKFGEKLYPLGIYDNETMIGFLMYDFDPETSRWELSRFMIDKKYQRKGYGKLSMIHLVKFLKNKLGNIKFYLSVEPKNLIAQKLYENIGFKKTGEIMWHEEVMVIEL
- a CDS encoding GNAT family N-acetyltransferase, with protein sequence MNKQLIKSLSSYLACAESLFEKQNVSVVCVKNDSTKSACGQQGLLAVSTSAGVIIQADSVYCQELKNIYEGYNKLDFFEANNLSLLESLVREFDKMLSGPYLVLHKLKPKQDLISNDYSLRIELKTTNNSDLFQYEGFDNALSYQENKRDEFTLILWNKHQPVAIATATQLHHELYSIGINVLPKWRRKNIGLLALSKLTEAILNKGKIPHYSVSIANTASINLALKAGYSISYCTVYTV
- a CDS encoding M81 family metallopeptidase gives rise to the protein MRIAIAEFAHETCTFCPDRTTYNTLNPYASRGSNVIYKNKGLPNYINGFLNVLEQHNSVEIVPIISVGMAPGPYTSWFTENCFNKFCTEIQDRLVNSLELDGVLLALHGAMAVEGIAKPEAEIVRRVRQVVGDIPIMVTLDLHANEDAELTDVTDAVFVLKTYPHLDSQEIGETAAQCMLDTLAGKLKPTQALVKPNIVSASIFQASDYYPMKELYDLCREWEKQQEVICVSVAPGFAYADVPDIGMSVIAVTNNNQALAQKISQEIAAKAWQLRDALNQKLPKTKEAVNQVIELVKQGKGPVLMADGADRTGDSTHVLKELLLQGAKNFAMPGIADPVATAYLAKNHKIGDTVTVKIGGWASEFSGDPVEVTGEIIYIGRPEYRLIGPMGKGSLVKSCLIVTLSLGNGSYVVVSENMRGAIDSGGFTSAKIDYKKLDIVVLKDRVHHRAFWDSYCNVDFKVDAPGIGAVDLKSLHYDNVPAEAYPIGKNYCKQ
- a CDS encoding UvrD-helicase domain-containing protein, with amino-acid sequence MKFTKNQSKAIKTFGKNLSVSAGAGSGKTTVLVNKYSQLIEQKKALLSEILAITFTNKAALDMQRRVRELINSKVDHAKTIPEQNYWKSVKNQLDTAHITTIHSFGLNVLKNYPLEAQIHPESGLMDEIQSHMALQDVIKAILATEFKQNNEIKQLVSLLGSSNAVIDALLKVYLKSRSLGGEPTAVAKQALNFNSIAVTLLDTIRFELVESLREVKEEVKQSKSKTKFVKKWQNINVDNHINTIKQADSLLNYEVNELLLQLKEDCSRPPKELADLVKSISNKSKNTGLVYDFEAVLAYFDALPIWHKISDLIAKIHYQYSSIKRQRRLLDYSDLEWQLLNLLASNERIRQEYQTKFKYLMVDEFQDTSPLQQTLIKYLAPYHQQKLFIVGDARQSIYRFRAAEVEGFMEMEESIKNASGERIVLAENFRSEPQLINFFNSFFAQVFAKTAITYDIVVAGKQEQENQQLIELWLPEEKDVKNNKSKERHEIEAKIIANNIVKMQQSENINFGDIAILFRALSDVKIYERQLQKQNIPYVVVGSRGFFAKQEVLDILNLLNYFVYNKNTLALVGILRSPLFGLSDESLYYLASEKALLNLTPCNALSKTEQQLWLNSLILLKKWRTMLTLKPVSEVMQMAIDDTNYLSVLLGSLGYGLQAVANVEKLINTIINLEQNNIITKVNILRYLEALKDSDAQFGEATLNTENKNAVQIMTVHQSKGLEFNTVIIAQCERESKGNQNSMLEYSKEYGLVVRRRNWQDKLQKNIYYNQMKDFEKRKELEESYRLLYVAATRAEHKLIFSAAPDNLPMQEQKSWLKLLVDYLDITNYPQQNTAVKDLVIIQQALGETYNYHNNSVVNVSSNTETGVSLINKVAQTFNNKPVISASALIDFSSCPKLFYFKNILKIPTMQSLDLQLEVDNVLLGDIVHKVCEITNNKESLFEILNKVVAQQQLPQALKPICRLESEKILQKYHNSELLAEISQTINTSSEIPFSMLHESYVLSGVIDKVLNDNNLKIIDFKSGSKTKSAINKYKVQIALYALAIKKQFKKYPQSLIIYFMMSGNQYNYINELKDEISCINLLNNVILKIDKAIKNNKFEKQEELCAQCKYKILCKNYN